In the genome of Rhodoferax fermentans, one region contains:
- a CDS encoding 6-phosphofructokinase, which translates to MASGKILVAQGGGPTAVINQSLVGVALEARRFGQIEHIYGARHGVRGIVDENFVDLTQETSHNLELVANTPSSALGSTRDKPDAAYCHEIFKVLQAHQIEHFFYIGGNDSSDTVRIVSEEAQAANYPLRTIHIPKTIDNDLVGSDHTPGFPSAARFVAQAFAGANLDNAALPGVYVGVVMGRHAGFLTAASALGKKFPDDGPHLIYLPERTFVLEKFLADVKVAYERFGRCVIAVSEGIHDASGTPIVTLLAKKIEHDAHGNVQLSGNGALADLLCEEIKSKLNITRVRGDTFGYMQRSFIGCVSDVDQREAREVGEKAVQFAMWGDRDGSVAIKRTGFYSVDYELLPLATVAGKTRTMEDEFITANGTDVTDAFRMYLRPLLGSKMPDAFRLRHNPIAKVLHR; encoded by the coding sequence ATGGCATCCGGAAAAATTCTCGTCGCCCAAGGTGGCGGCCCCACAGCAGTCATCAACCAATCCCTGGTCGGCGTTGCGCTTGAAGCACGACGTTTTGGCCAGATCGAACACATCTACGGCGCGCGCCACGGCGTGCGCGGCATCGTCGACGAGAACTTTGTCGACCTGACCCAGGAGACCAGCCACAACCTGGAACTGGTGGCCAACACGCCGTCGAGCGCCCTGGGTTCGACCCGCGACAAACCCGACGCCGCCTACTGCCACGAGATATTCAAGGTGTTGCAAGCCCACCAGATCGAGCATTTTTTCTACATTGGTGGCAATGACTCCAGTGACACGGTGCGCATCGTCAGCGAAGAGGCTCAAGCCGCCAACTACCCGCTGCGCACCATCCACATCCCCAAAACCATTGACAACGACCTGGTCGGCAGCGACCACACGCCTGGTTTCCCGTCAGCCGCGCGTTTTGTGGCGCAGGCTTTTGCCGGTGCCAATCTGGACAACGCCGCCCTGCCCGGCGTCTATGTGGGTGTGGTCATGGGTCGCCACGCCGGTTTCCTGACCGCAGCCTCGGCCTTGGGTAAAAAATTCCCGGACGATGGCCCGCACCTGATCTACCTGCCCGAGCGCACTTTTGTGCTGGAGAAGTTCCTCGCCGATGTGAAAGTGGCCTACGAGCGTTTTGGCCGCTGTGTGATTGCGGTCTCGGAAGGCATCCACGATGCCTCCGGCACCCCCATCGTCACCTTGTTGGCCAAAAAAATCGAGCACGATGCCCACGGCAATGTGCAGCTCTCGGGCAATGGTGCATTGGCCGATCTGTTGTGCGAAGAGATCAAGTCCAAGCTCAACATCACACGGGTGCGCGGTGACACCTTTGGCTACATGCAGCGCTCGTTCATCGGTTGTGTCTCGGACGTGGACCAGCGCGAGGCGCGCGAGGTCGGCGAAAAAGCGGTGCAATTTGCCATGTGGGGCGACCGCGATGGCTCGGTGGCCATCAAACGCACCGGCTTTTATTCGGTCGACTACGAACTGCTGCCGCTTGCCACAGTGGCTGGCAAAACACGCACCATGGAAGACGAGTTCATCACCGCCAACGGCACCGATGTGACCGACGCCTTCCGTATGTACCTGCGCCCGCTGCTGGGCTCCAAAATGCCCGACGCCTTCCGGCTGCGGCACAACCCGATCGCCAAGGTCTTACATCGTTAA
- the mnmG gene encoding tRNA uridine-5-carboxymethylaminomethyl(34) synthesis enzyme MnmG, whose protein sequence is MLYPQHFDVIVVGGGHAGTEAALAAARMGCKTLLLTHNIETLGQMSCNPSIGGIGKGHLVKEVDALGGAMATATDESGVQFRILNSSKGPAVRATRAQADRILYKAAIRKRLENQANLWLFQQAVDDLMVEGDRVVGAVTQVGIRFRASTVVLTAGTFLDGKIHVGLNNYAAGRAGDPPAVSLSARLKELKLPQGRLKTGTPPRIDGRSIDFSRCTEQPGDGMPGGMSPVMPVFSFLGRAEQHPQQMPCWITHTNERTHEIIRSGFDRSPMFTGKIEGVGPRYCPSVEDKINRFADKDSHQIFLEPEGLTTHEYYPNGISTSLPFDIQYNLVRSMVGLENAHILRPGYAIEYDYFDPQQLKSTFETRVINGLFFAGQINGTTGYEEAAAQGLFAGINAALQARALGGGDGANSAAGRIDYQADIWVPARDEAYLGVMVDDLITKGVTEPYRMFTSRAEFRLQLREDNADARLTEVGRQLGLVDDVRWDAFSRKRDAVSRETERLRSIWVSPKNLGAAEAERVLGKALEHEYNLAELLRRPGVSYASLMSLDGGKYASTELASDVSRETDQQDEASILSATVIEQVEIASKYSGYIDRQKDDVQRATHYENLKLPQDLDYMQVSALSIEARQKLNRHKPETLGQASRLSGITPATISLLTIHLKKTKFKGFVTPDDRRAGASVASAPEVNSEVAQ, encoded by the coding sequence ATGCTTTATCCCCAACACTTTGACGTGATCGTCGTCGGTGGCGGCCATGCCGGCACCGAGGCCGCGTTGGCAGCTGCCCGCATGGGCTGCAAGACGCTGCTGCTGACCCACAACATCGAGACGCTGGGCCAGATGAGCTGCAACCCCTCGATTGGTGGCATCGGCAAAGGCCATCTGGTCAAAGAGGTGGATGCCCTCGGTGGCGCCATGGCCACAGCCACCGACGAGAGTGGGGTGCAGTTCCGGATTTTGAACTCCAGCAAAGGCCCGGCAGTGCGCGCCACCCGAGCCCAGGCCGACCGTATTTTGTACAAGGCAGCCATCCGCAAGCGCCTGGAGAACCAGGCCAATCTGTGGCTGTTCCAGCAGGCGGTGGATGACCTGATGGTCGAAGGTGACCGGGTGGTGGGTGCGGTGACACAGGTCGGCATCCGTTTTCGTGCCAGCACGGTGGTGCTGACGGCGGGCACTTTTCTGGATGGCAAGATCCATGTCGGCCTGAACAACTATGCCGCCGGGCGTGCTGGTGACCCACCAGCGGTGAGCTTGAGTGCACGCCTCAAAGAACTGAAACTGCCGCAAGGACGCCTGAAAACCGGCACGCCGCCACGCATCGATGGTCGCTCCATCGACTTCAGCCGCTGCACCGAACAACCCGGCGACGGCATGCCCGGTGGCATGAGCCCGGTGATGCCGGTCTTCAGTTTCCTGGGCCGGGCAGAACAACACCCGCAGCAGATGCCGTGCTGGATCACCCATACCAACGAACGCACCCATGAGATCATCCGCAGCGGGTTCGACCGCAGCCCGATGTTCACCGGCAAGATCGAGGGCGTGGGGCCGCGTTATTGCCCAAGTGTGGAAGACAAGATCAACCGGTTTGCCGACAAGGACAGCCACCAGATTTTTCTGGAGCCCGAGGGCCTGACCACCCACGAGTACTACCCCAACGGCATCAGCACCAGCCTGCCGTTTGACATCCAGTACAACTTGGTGCGCAGCATGGTGGGGCTGGAGAACGCGCACATCTTGCGACCCGGCTACGCGATTGAGTACGACTACTTTGACCCGCAACAACTCAAGAGCACGTTTGAGACCCGGGTTATCAATGGCCTGTTTTTTGCCGGCCAGATCAACGGCACCACCGGGTATGAGGAGGCTGCGGCACAAGGTTTGTTTGCCGGTATCAATGCCGCACTTCAGGCGCGAGCGCTGGGGGGTGGTGACGGTGCAAACAGTGCCGCAGGCCGCATCGACTACCAGGCAGACATCTGGGTGCCTGCACGTGATGAAGCCTATCTGGGTGTGATGGTGGACGACCTGATCACCAAAGGTGTGACCGAACCCTACCGCATGTTCACCAGCCGGGCCGAGTTCCGGCTGCAGTTGCGTGAAGACAATGCCGATGCCCGTCTGACCGAAGTGGGCCGCCAACTGGGCCTGGTCGACGATGTACGTTGGGATGCATTCAGCCGCAAACGTGATGCTGTTTCACGTGAAACAGAGCGTCTGCGCTCAATCTGGGTCAGTCCCAAAAACCTGGGAGCTGCCGAAGCTGAGCGTGTGTTGGGCAAGGCGTTGGAACACGAGTACAACCTGGCTGAGTTGCTGCGCCGCCCGGGTGTGAGCTACGCATCGCTGATGTCTCTGGATGGTGGCAAATACGCCTCGACCGAGCTGGCTTCTGATGTTTCACGTGAAACAGACCAGCAGGATGAGGCTTCCATATTGTCCGCCACGGTGATCGAGCAGGTGGAAATTGCCAGCAAATACTCTGGCTACATTGACCGCCAGAAGGACGATGTACAACGCGCCACCCACTATGAGAACCTCAAGCTGCCGCAAGATCTGGACTACATGCAGGTGTCTGCACTGAGCATCGAGGCACGCCAAAAGCTCAACCGCCACAAACCGGAAACCCTGGGCCAGGCCTCGCGCCTGTCGGGCATCACACCAGCCACGATTTCGTTGTTGACCATCCATTTGAAAAAAACCAAGTTCAAGGGTTTTGTGACACCCGACGACCGGCGTGCTGGGGCATCCGTTGCGTCGGCGCCGGAGGTCAACAGTGAGGTGGCTCAATGA